The following proteins are co-located in the Vidua macroura isolate BioBank_ID:100142 chromosome 29, ASM2450914v1, whole genome shotgun sequence genome:
- the LOC128820268 gene encoding LOW QUALITY PROTEIN: Fc receptor-like protein 2 (The sequence of the model RefSeq protein was modified relative to this genomic sequence to represent the inferred CDS: substituted 1 base at 1 genomic stop codon), which yields MAEGRARDGGVAESLLQWALQKGGTATVVPEHREGARLPSRCECRDGHGLSEPTVAVCPKPLSRCVGTERCQVHPKSRQPGEPWPQQPVTASPHGWGQRDGREAQTLSLTGAQTHQILVEPPWRPAVLWDQVTLTCQGSGTAGATPWYKDGQRWWPDGPDHFTVTESGTYQCDRHSTGLSPSVTVLNDRLVLQVTAHALLEGDTVTLRCRGRRDNPVTEVRFFQDEKDLTGSLRGTELSLTPLQLNQSGRYHCEGWVSSHGSQSSAVAVTVHELFSVPVLEGTPEPTEGSPLNLSCLSTPSPLRPRAPLLHMFYRDGQVVGGPQGSPHLLVPAVGVSHSGNYSCEVRSKGGTVRKSSARIRVTVRRVPLLGVSLXVQPPVGQVALGDSLLLRSVVAMGTGPWSSSWHREGSGAPLGASPHMELPHVGDNDSSQYWCWISDRDGVDESDPLNVTVLVPVANATISPGPLAHQVRAGDTVTLQCSVQVGSAPVTFTWLHNGQEVAHGPLLELRDIDVGHSGSYQCVATNQLGQDGHHLFRALSPELALEVTPDSPWLTAVAVNVCRTLLFLLLLLAVVMGSHWWHQRRGCQEAPGQDPRVTNAELLGPYKGQRDLRDYENVS from the exons ATGGCGGAGGGCAGAGCCCGGGATGGCGGGGTAGCAGAGAGCCTCCTGCAGTGGGCTCTGCAGAAAGGAGGGACCGCAACGGTGGTCCCAGAGCACCGGGAAGGGGCCCGGCTGCCATCGCGCTGCGAGTGCCGGGACGGTCACGGGCTGTCTGAACCGACTGTGGCAGTGTGTCCGAAGCCACTGTCGCGATGTGTCGGGACCGAGCGCTGCCAGG TTCATCCAAAGAGCCGCCAGCCAGGGGAGCCGTGGCCACAGCAGCCAGTGACAGCCAGTCCAcatggctggggacagcgggatGGCCGGGAAG ctcagaCCCTCAGCCTCACTG GTGCCCAGACCCACCAGATCCTCGTGGAGCCACCCTGGaggccagcagtgctgtgggacCAGGTGACACTGACCTGCCAGGGCTCGGGGACCGCTGGTGCCACCCCCTGGTACAAGGACGGGCAGCGATGGTGGCCGGACGGACCAGACCACTTCACTGTCACCGAGAGTGGCACCTACCAGTGTGACAGACACAGCACTGGGCTCAGCCCCTCTGTGACTGTCTTAAATG ACCggctggtgctgcaggtgacagcacaTGCGCTGCTGGAGGGGGACACAGTGACACTGCGCTGCCGGGGCCGGCGTGATAATCCTGTCACTGAGGTGCGATTTTTCCAGGATGAGAAGGATCTGACGGGGTCCCTCAGGGGGACCGAGCTGTCCCTGACCCCTCTACAGCTGAACCAGAGCGGCCGCTACCACTGCGAGGGCTGGGTGAGCTCACATGGGTCACAGTCAtcagcagtggcagtgacagtgcATG AGCTCTTCTCAGTGCCAGTGCTGGAGGGTACCCCCGAGCCCACCGAGGGGTCACCCCTGAAtctcagctgcctcagcacccccagccccctgcgGCCCCGAGCCCCCCTCCTGCACATGTTCTACCGGGACGGGCAAGTGGTGGGGGGCCCCCAGGGGTCCCCACACCTGCTGGTGCCTGCCGTGGGGGTCTCCCACTCAGGGAATTACAGCTGCGAGGTGCGCTCCAAGGGGGGGACCGTGCGGAAGAGCAGCGCCCGAATCCGCGTCACGGTGCGCA GGGTCCCACTCTTGGGTGTGTCCCTGTGAGTGCAGCCCCCTGTGGGacaggtggcactgggggacaGCCTGCTGCTGAGGTCCGTGGTGGCCATGGGGACAGGTCCCTGGTCCTCCTCCTGGCACCGGGAGGGCTCGGGGGCACCACTGGGGGCCAGCCCCCACATGGAGCTGCCCCACGTTGGGGACAATGACAGCAGCCAGTACTGGTGCTGGATCAGCGACAGGGACGGTGTGGATGAGAGTGACCCCCTGAATGTCACCGTCCT AGTGCCCGTGGCCAATGCCACCATCAGCCCCGGTCCCCTGGCACACCAGGTGCGTGCAGGTGACACCGTGACCCTGCAGTGCTCAGTGCAGGTGGGCTCAGCCCCTGTCACCTTCACCTGGCTGCACAACGGGCAGGAGGTGGCCCACGGTCCCCTCCTGGAGCTCAGGGACATCGATGTGGGACATTCGGGCTCCTACCAGTGCGTGGCCACCAACCAGCTGGGACAGGACGGGCACCACCTGTTCCGGGCACtcagcccagagctggcccTGGAGGTGACACCTGACTCACCCTGGCTCACAG cagtggctgtgaaTGTCTGCAGGACCCTcttgttcctgctcctgctcctggctgtcgTTATGGGCAGTCACTGGTGGCACCAGCGGCGTGG CTGCCAGGAAGCCCCAGGACAG GATCCACGAGTGACCAACGCAGAGCTGTTGGGACCCTACAAGGGACAGCGGGACCTCCGTGACTATGAGAACGTGTCGTGA